In a single window of the Bacillus clarus genome:
- a CDS encoding ABC transporter ATP-binding protein, whose translation MSNTILEVKDLQKEYTGEFTYKALKGIDFHLDKNEFVAVMGPSGSGKTTFLNCISTIDHPTKGSVTINLKKPYQLNDDDLAKFRRKELGFVFQDFNLVHTLTVEENILLPLTLDSINVKEMYNRLEKVTVFLGIKEILKKRTFEISGGQKQRVAIARAVIHEPSLLLADEPTGNLDSKAANDVMTLFESINKTFNTAILMVTHDAYVASFAHRVIFIKDGILYNEVHRGNNKQKFYQEIMDTLAFLGGGQHEF comes from the coding sequence ATGTCAAACACAATCTTAGAGGTAAAGGATCTTCAAAAGGAGTATACAGGAGAGTTTACTTACAAAGCATTAAAAGGTATTGATTTTCATTTAGATAAAAATGAGTTTGTTGCAGTAATGGGTCCTTCCGGTAGTGGTAAAACAACATTCCTTAACTGCATTTCAACAATTGATCACCCAACTAAAGGTTCTGTTACGATTAATTTAAAAAAACCTTACCAATTAAATGATGATGATTTAGCAAAGTTTCGTCGTAAAGAATTAGGATTTGTATTCCAAGACTTTAACTTGGTCCATACCTTAACGGTAGAGGAAAATATTTTATTACCTTTAACGCTCGATTCTATAAACGTTAAGGAAATGTATAACCGCCTAGAGAAAGTTACAGTCTTTTTGGGGATTAAAGAGATTTTAAAAAAGCGTACATTTGAAATTTCAGGAGGACAGAAACAGCGTGTTGCAATTGCACGAGCTGTTATTCATGAACCAAGTTTATTATTGGCTGATGAGCCAACTGGAAACCTGGATTCTAAAGCGGCAAATGATGTTATGACATTATTTGAATCAATTAACAAAACCTTTAACACGGCTATTTTAATGGTGACGCATGATGCCTATGTTGCTAGTTTTGCACATCGCGTGATCTTTATAAAAGACGGTATTCTTTATAATGAGGTGCATCGAGGCAATAATAAACAGAAGTTTTATCAAGAAATTATGGACACACTTGCATTTTTAGGCGGTGGACAACATGAGTTTTAA
- a CDS encoding FtsX-like permease family protein — translation MSFNHIVLQNILRDKWTYISYFLSSVFSILIFFLFSIVAFHPMLAIIQKESTLSLVMILTSFIVYIFSFVFIIYSMFSFLKKKTKSFGIFMITGASMKQVRKMVFRENMLIAGVAILTAIVLGLVIAPLFLMVTKRVLQADSFGMYIPIQAIALTIALFTMLFFIVSKFITRFINKEEAVHLLKADVTQEKLIAPAPWKLLLSVITSGFLVLSLILEMNWVESSGTLYYILLFVSSLLAIYFIITQGMLLSIRVLQKRSSYYKKTNMLYVSNIKAKGRSHSHLIYLLTVLLLGVFVCTNVLYSSYYNIDTRVESIAPYSFEYISLSGNAPEVEKEDIAFIEKTLANQGKYDAYYSAFKTDKRHNIGFMSVSNYNALGFHKAISLKDDEYYVAAGIPDTLPSTEFIHDYPFGNLKYAGLEKRNILTSGFRKVYYIVPDAVYETIDYPVLKVFAYKVENWIEKLDLPETIFSKITTIQNEHLILSKINLYNTEKSTVSLLFFIGFMLSLIFLSAAMSILYFYLQMSFEGEKEKYAGIRKLGFSVKELASVVTKKLATLIFIPFTLASILLCGIALGMRNHFSSAFYGVTAIGVGIFLLLFVISFFIIRRSYLKKLMN, via the coding sequence ATGAGTTTTAATCATATTGTCCTTCAAAACATTTTGCGCGATAAATGGACATATATTTCCTATTTTTTAAGCAGTGTATTTTCCATTTTGATATTTTTCTTATTTTCGATTGTAGCATTTCATCCAATGCTGGCGATCATTCAAAAAGAAAGCACACTTAGTCTTGTAATGATACTTACGAGCTTTATTGTGTATATTTTTTCATTCGTTTTCATCATTTATTCGATGTTTTCGTTTTTGAAAAAGAAAACGAAAAGTTTTGGCATTTTTATGATTACTGGAGCATCTATGAAGCAAGTGCGTAAGATGGTGTTCAGAGAAAATATGCTTATTGCTGGTGTAGCAATTCTAACAGCGATTGTGCTTGGGCTTGTAATCGCCCCTTTGTTTTTAATGGTCACCAAAAGAGTGTTACAGGCTGATAGCTTTGGTATGTATATACCAATACAAGCTATCGCGTTAACGATTGCTCTATTTACAATGTTATTCTTTATCGTTTCTAAATTTATAACACGTTTTATTAACAAAGAAGAAGCTGTTCATCTGTTAAAAGCAGATGTAACACAGGAAAAGTTAATAGCGCCTGCACCATGGAAGTTGTTACTATCCGTAATAACGAGCGGATTCTTAGTACTATCGCTCATATTAGAAATGAATTGGGTTGAATCATCTGGAACGCTCTATTACATTTTACTATTTGTTAGTTCGCTATTAGCCATTTATTTTATTATAACGCAAGGAATGCTGTTATCGATTCGTGTATTACAAAAACGATCGTCGTATTACAAAAAAACAAATATGCTTTACGTTTCGAACATAAAGGCTAAAGGACGCTCACATTCCCATCTTATCTATTTATTAACAGTCTTGTTGCTAGGTGTGTTTGTATGTACAAATGTACTGTACAGTTCCTATTACAATATAGATACGAGAGTAGAATCAATAGCGCCGTACAGCTTCGAATACATCTCACTCTCAGGAAATGCACCGGAAGTTGAAAAGGAAGATATTGCATTTATTGAAAAGACATTAGCAAACCAAGGTAAATACGATGCATATTATTCTGCATTTAAAACAGATAAAAGGCATAATATCGGTTTTATGTCGGTTTCAAATTATAATGCACTTGGCTTTCATAAGGCGATTTCACTAAAGGATGATGAGTACTATGTTGCAGCAGGAATTCCAGATACCCTTCCAAGTACGGAATTTATTCATGACTACCCGTTTGGAAACCTTAAATATGCGGGCCTTGAGAAACGAAATATTTTAACTTCAGGTTTTCGAAAAGTGTACTATATCGTCCCAGATGCGGTTTATGAAACAATCGATTATCCCGTATTGAAAGTATTTGCTTATAAGGTTGAGAATTGGATTGAAAAACTTGACCTACCTGAAACCATTTTCTCTAAAATTACCACGATACAGAATGAGCACCTAATTCTTTCAAAAATTAATTTATACAATACGGAGAAATCTACTGTTAGTCTCTTATTCTTTATCGGTTTCATGCTGAGCCTTATCTTCTTAAGCGCGGCAATGAGCATTCTTTATTTCTACCTGCAAATGTCATTTGAAGGAGAGAAAGAAAAATATGCAGGAATCCGAAAACTTGGCTTTTCTGTGAAAGAACTAGCTTCTGTTGTGACCAAGAAGTTAGCGACACTAATTTTTATCCCGTTTACACTTGCATCTATTCTTCTATGTGGAATAGCGCTTGGAATGCGTAACCATTTTTCATCAGCATTTTATGGAGTCACAGCAATAGGGGTAGGAATATTTTTATTGCTATTTGTCATAAGCTTTTTCATCATTCGACGAAGTTATTTGAAAAAACTTATGAATTAA
- a CDS encoding TraX family protein, producing MRLNAFQLKIFAMILMVIDHVYTYIPGMPMWMHHPGRIVSPIFFYFVVEGFFYTRNRTKYATRVFMWAAIMFAGSTLIQYIFPRENVLGYNIFLSLGFGIVLLCAIDYTKRTKNYLIGIPAVMIAAVAGMLTEANLYGVGMTLIFYFFREKKSWLIITYTLLSLMDVPGLIMSGEIFTDMGLFGYNNQGLMIFALPFFFLYNGERGLNNAFTKYMFYIFYPVHLWIIYTIGYFMSK from the coding sequence ATGAGGTTAAATGCTTTTCAATTAAAGATTTTTGCAATGATTCTTATGGTCATTGACCACGTGTATACTTACATTCCAGGTATGCCAATGTGGATGCATCATCCAGGACGTATTGTATCACCAATTTTCTTCTATTTTGTAGTGGAAGGATTCTTCTATACGCGTAACCGTACAAAATATGCTACGCGTGTATTTATGTGGGCAGCGATTATGTTTGCAGGATCAACGTTAATTCAGTATATATTCCCAAGAGAAAATGTACTAGGCTATAATATTTTCTTGTCACTTGGGTTTGGAATAGTTTTATTATGTGCGATTGATTATACAAAGCGTACGAAGAACTATTTAATAGGAATTCCAGCTGTTATGATTGCGGCAGTGGCAGGAATGCTTACAGAGGCAAACTTATATGGAGTAGGAATGACTTTAATTTTCTACTTCTTTAGAGAGAAAAAATCTTGGTTAATTATCACATATACTTTACTTTCATTAATGGACGTTCCAGGTTTAATTATGAGTGGAGAAATTTTCACGGATATGGGACTATTCGGTTACAATAACCAAGGGCTGATGATATTTGCATTACCATTCTTCTTCTTATATAACGGGGAGCGTGGTTTAAATAATGCATTCACCAAATATATGTTTTATATTTTCTATCCAGTTCACTTATGGATTATCTATACAATTGGATATTTCATGAGTAAATAA
- a CDS encoding DUF1093 domain-containing protein, translating into MGTDKYYVRITTDGKEGIAKSIDDELIRKEFKSKLSEFNEENTEKTLEFKANKNLLKDAFLCIYYSKEKDVKS; encoded by the coding sequence ATTGGAACAGATAAATATTATGTTAGAATTACAACAGATGGGAAAGAAGGGATTGCAAAATCTATAGATGATGAATTAATAAGAAAAGAGTTTAAATCTAAATTATCTGAATTTAACGAGGAAAATACAGAGAAAACACTGGAATTTAAAGCAAACAAAAATCTTCTTAAGGACGCGTTTTTATGTATATACTATTCTAAGGAAAAAGACGTGAAATCTTGA
- a CDS encoding ABC transporter ATP-binding protein, which produces MQKPVVDVKSVKKVYGKKGENQSYALKGVSFSIKKGEFVGIMGPSGSGKTTLLNVISTLDNATDGTIEIDGNDITKMKQSELSDFRSQKLGFIFQDFNLLENLSIYENIALPLSLQGVPSRKIGPKVEKVAEMLGISALLQKYPSEVSGGQKQRSAAARALVHEPAIILGDEPTGALDSKNATSLLEAMKSLNEEQDVSIMMVTHDPFSASYCQRILFIQDGELYKELRRTTNREMFYKEILNVLADLGTNKA; this is translated from the coding sequence ATGCAAAAACCTGTTGTAGACGTAAAAAGTGTTAAGAAAGTATATGGTAAAAAAGGTGAAAATCAATCATACGCATTAAAAGGTGTTTCATTCTCAATCAAAAAAGGTGAGTTTGTTGGGATTATGGGACCATCTGGATCAGGGAAAACAACATTATTAAACGTCATTTCTACATTAGATAACGCGACGGATGGCACAATTGAAATTGATGGAAATGATATTACAAAAATGAAGCAGAGTGAACTCTCAGATTTCCGCTCACAAAAGCTCGGATTTATTTTTCAAGATTTTAACCTATTAGAAAACTTATCAATCTACGAAAATATTGCATTACCACTTTCGCTACAAGGTGTACCTTCACGAAAGATTGGACCGAAAGTCGAAAAAGTAGCGGAAATGTTAGGGATTTCAGCGTTACTTCAGAAGTATCCTTCAGAAGTGTCTGGTGGACAAAAACAACGTTCTGCCGCAGCGCGTGCACTTGTTCATGAGCCAGCGATTATTTTAGGCGATGAGCCAACTGGAGCGCTAGATTCTAAAAACGCAACCAGTCTTTTGGAAGCAATGAAGAGTTTAAACGAAGAACAGGATGTTTCAATTATGATGGTTACACATGATCCATTTAGTGCGAGTTACTGTCAACGTATTTTATTTATTCAAGATGGGGAGCTGTATAAAGAACTTCGCCGCACAACAAATCGTGAAATGTTCTATAAAGAAATTTTAAATGTACTTGCTGACCTAGGTACAAACAAAGCATAA